In the genome of Thermomicrobiales bacterium, one region contains:
- the glgA gene encoding glycogen synthase, giving the protein MTELKRVALLTNEYPPNVYGGAGVHVEYLSRALARQIEVEVRSFGDQQIDSGSLEVRGYRGWDELQSGTDPRYRGALDAFSRSLAMAKDTLNAQVVHCHTWYVDIGGFLARMLWDVPFVLTTHSLEPLRPWKVEQLGAAYHMSSWMERTSIEAADAVIAVSKETRQDILNNFAVDADRVHVIHNGIDLDEYQFDPSTDVLRARGVDPKKPYVLFVGRITRQKGIIHLVNAIPDIDPSLQIVLLAGAPDTPAIGQEMTERVAAVSEQRPGVIWIDEMLPRHEVIQFYSHAAVFCCPSVYEPFGIINLEAMACRTAVVASNIGGIPEVVVPGETGLLVDLELRPGTFEPVDPAAYSAGLASAINEVALDADLRTRFGEQGRARVEAHFSWDAVAEKTIALYREVISAYHSATP; this is encoded by the coding sequence GTGACTGAGCTCAAGCGCGTTGCGCTCCTGACGAACGAGTATCCGCCAAACGTGTACGGCGGCGCAGGTGTGCATGTTGAGTACCTCAGTCGCGCGCTGGCCAGGCAAATTGAAGTTGAAGTTCGGTCCTTCGGCGATCAGCAGATCGATAGCGGTTCGCTGGAAGTGCGCGGTTACCGCGGCTGGGATGAGCTGCAATCCGGCACCGATCCCCGCTATCGCGGGGCGCTTGATGCCTTCTCACGAAGCCTGGCGATGGCGAAGGACACACTCAACGCGCAGGTGGTTCACTGCCACACGTGGTACGTCGATATTGGCGGGTTCCTCGCCCGGATGCTGTGGGACGTACCGTTTGTTCTGACAACGCACTCGCTGGAACCACTCCGGCCATGGAAGGTTGAGCAGCTGGGTGCCGCCTATCATATGAGTTCGTGGATGGAACGCACCAGCATTGAGGCCGCCGACGCCGTCATCGCCGTGTCGAAGGAGACCCGCCAGGATATCCTCAACAACTTCGCGGTCGACGCCGACCGAGTTCACGTCATCCACAACGGCATCGACCTCGACGAATACCAGTTCGATCCGTCGACTGATGTGCTACGAGCGCGAGGTGTCGATCCGAAGAAGCCGTACGTGCTGTTCGTCGGGCGCATCACCCGCCAGAAGGGCATCATCCATCTAGTGAATGCGATTCCCGACATCGATCCGTCTCTGCAGATCGTACTGCTGGCCGGTGCGCCGGACACGCCGGCGATCGGCCAGGAGATGACCGAGCGCGTTGCCGCCGTCAGCGAGCAGCGCCCGGGCGTTATCTGGATTGACGAGATGCTGCCGCGCCACGAAGTGATTCAGTTCTACTCGCACGCCGCTGTGTTCTGCTGCCCGTCAGTCTATGAGCCGTTCGGCATCATCAATTTGGAAGCGATGGCCTGCCGCACGGCGGTCGTCGCTTCCAATATCGGCGGCATTCCTGAAGTCGTCGTGCCCGGAGAGACTGGCCTGCTGGTCGACCTCGAGCTGCGACCGGGGACGTTCGAGCCCGTCGATCCTGCCGCCTACTCAGCGGGATTGGCGAGCGCCATCAACGAAGTTGCGCTTGATGCCGACCTCAGGACGCGCTTCGGCGAGCAGGGGCGCGCACGAGTTGAGGCTCACTTTTCATGGGATGCCGTCGCCGAAAAGACGATCGCGCTGTACCGCGAAGTCATCTCCGCATACCATTCAGCGACGCCATAG